The sequence below is a genomic window from Phoenix dactylifera cultivar Barhee BC4 chromosome 8, palm_55x_up_171113_PBpolish2nd_filt_p, whole genome shotgun sequence.
AAAGTACATATACAAGAGTTAAAACTTGCCATTAGTCATTCAGTTTATGAATTATCTAGATCATACACCTACTTGACCTGAAAACAATGATATGGGTGTATATTTTGCAAGTATCAATCTGGATACTACAGTATTCACGTGGGCACTATTGTTAGACAAATTCTAGGAAAAGCAGCAGGAATGCAAACGAAGGAATCAGATCCTTGCTCTCAGGTTGAATACTTTTCATTCtgatattgttacttttctaaaTGACATTCGATTCAAATTTCAGCTGATGTAATTTTCAGGTTATATGCTGAATATTTTTATATGTTTTTAAAAAGCCTAAGAaatcaatccaaaaatcttcatcatgcattaaaatagagAACATGCAAAGAATTCATGTCCTTCACAAGGAGATATGAGACATAAAAGACACTATAAAATAGAGAACATGCAGAGAATCCATAAGTGGATGTAACTAGAGAAGAGCAAAGAAGCTATGTATCACTTTCTTTAAGAGGTTCATTGATTTTTACAAAATAATTATTTGCATAGATATAAAAatggaaagggaaaaaaagaaaaacaatactAGGTTAACTATAATACCATCTAAACTAACAAAGCATACATCCCTTCCTTTAGCAATTCATAATATTTTACTTAACATTACCCAATAAGCCAACTTGTGCAGTGACATATAAGGCAGATCGATAGCACATGCTGCCTCGCATGACCAATAGAACAGCATTTCATCAGCTACAGGTTCCAGGTAAGTCATAGCTACAACATGCCAGGCCCTACATCTTAGCAAGGTCCCAAttgttttatttaaaaaaaatattcctgTAGATAAGACATTCTATTCAAATCACAGTCACCATTATAATGGCTATTGAGTACCACTGGTAATTTGAAAGTCTGATAACTGGCTCTCAACTAATAGATGCCATATTAGAAGGCATGACTCCTTTAATATGTAAGTCAAATATCAAGGACCTGGCAGCTGACAAGTTCTGCTGCACCAAAATTCTTAGAAGCAATGACCTTCCAAATATCTGTTTCCGCAACTAATGATGTATCAGCATTTTGACTTGCTGAGTTGGCTGCAGATGATGAAGTTAAAGAGGAAGGAGACATATGATTCTGTAAGTCGGCCTGCAGTACAGCAGTGTCGTTGTTGACATCTTTTGTGATCACATGAAGCTTCCCAAGAAAACCAGCAAGCAAATATGGAGACTCAGAATCTGCAAAATCATGAAGCGGGACCTTTCCAACGACAACTTTCCATGCATCCTCCTGATGATTATATATCTTTATCTTACCGTTATCTAAAGAACTAGATGGGTCCAAAGCATATAATTCCCCATTTACTACAACACTCAACTTTGTCCCTGCCTGCTTTGCAGGCCAACCCTCACCCATTCCAGCTGGCATGTCCACCCAAGCATTTGAGTCAGGGTCATAGATCTCACCCCCAACATCAACAAAAAAAGGCCAAGAATATAGACTCTGAGGTACACATAACCTACCCCTGTACGAAGTCATTCCAGTTGCAATAGGCTTCAGCAAATCAGCTAAGAAAGCAGTAGGTAAGATCTGTGCTTTTGAGAATGGCATGCTCGGCACCTGCGTCCAAACACCAGTGTCAGGATCATACACTTCAGCAGACTGTAGAGGAGTTAAGCCACCTCTCTCTCTGCTGACTCCACCCACAACATAAAGCTTATTGTTCAACAGACTTGTCTTACAAAAGGCCCTTCCAGTGGTCATTGAACTCACTTCCTGCCACAAATTGATACAAGGATCATATCGCCAAACACATTTCATAGCTGAAGCTCTAGATAATCCCCCCAACACATAGAGGCATCCATCAACAGATCCAATAGCACAACCACATAAAGGCATCCGATCCAAGGCATCCCTCCGCCCAAGCCAGCCTCTGATAACATCAGCAATCTTGATGCTGGTACCCATCACATTCCACATGCAAAATCCAGAAAATCCTTTCCTAGATTCATCCTCATAAACAACATTGGGAATCGGTGGCAGCCTTTGCCACGTTTTGGACAAAGGGTCCAAAGCATGCCATGAAAGTTTATCCCCTTCAACTTTTGTCAGTATATAAAGCCATTCTTCAGTTATCCCAAGGTCTTTTCTCAATCGATAGATTTCAGGACCAGTTATGGCAGCTTCCCACCTCCGAGAAACCATTTTCACATTCAAGTAGTAAATTCTAGGCAGTCTTGCTAGGATCTGAAGCGAGATTTCATCAGGGAGGCTGGGTATCAACCTTGGGTTCTCATCATGATAGCTGGGTGACATCCTCAGCCTCTTGGAGGCTTCAACTTGAGAAGTTTCAGAAAGGTCCCCTACCCGAGCTCTACTAACAGGCAAGCTCAGCAATGACCCCATTTCAATCTTTTCTACCTCCttacattcaataaaaaaatcttgaagaaatcaagtttaaGCTAATTCCTCTTCTACGCTTTATGCTGGAAAGCAATGGCTTCCACCATTTCATTCACCAGTATAAGTGTTGAGGCTGCTAAGAGGAAAAAATGTTAGATAACAACCAAAAAACATACAGTAAATAGCAGTAAAAATGAAGCACAGAAACaacaaaaattaaaagcaaGCATAGCTTGCCCTTTCATCCAAAATATTGGAAAAAATGCAAAATATGTATCTCCATATAATTAAACCTAATGTTTACTTACTCCAGTTAAgtatctctttctctctataaAGATACACAGATTACAGATaggcatatatgtatatatgtatatgtatatatgtgtgtgtgtgtagtaTGTATGTGAGTGCACGCATCTATGTGTTTTCAGATAATTAAGCCTCCAATTTACATACtcctattctctctctctctatgtgtgtgtgtgtgtgtgatatATATGTGAGTGTATATTTCCAGATAATTAAATTTACTATTTACTTACTCTGGTTAAGTTGTGTGTGTTTGTTTGTGCGCCCATGAAATCATCCAGAAAATTACAAAGACAACAGCCAGTATACTAAGGAATTACAGACCAAATGGATTAAAcatttcttttgtcttttctttttttgttaaaCCATTGAGTTATTGAATCAATACAGTACAACTATGTTAAACCCAAAAGGATAAAATGGCACGACAGCTACGGTTAATAGACTCAAATTCAAGACTAATTTTTTTACAGAATATATGACCAGAAATTTAATGAAAGAACTGATATTAAGACACAAGAAAATGAGTAttacagaaaaaaaaactaatagaaGGATCCAAAATTTAATCTTGAATTGGAAAGCAAAGCGACTCAAATATTCCAAACTTTCATAAATAatccaaaaacaataaaatcatataaaatCCTCAGGAACTCCAACATCATTAAAACAGAGACGCAAACAACACAAGCAAATTGAATCAAAACCCTATCTTTACATCACGAAACAAACAATAAGAGGAAACTGAACCAAAATCCAAGCTTGACGACACCAGAGATCACAAACCAACTACCAAAACCCAAGAAACCAGACTCATCTCGCAAAAACCAAAATCCACACCAGCAACCAAATATGCCCcgaaaaaaactaaaatttcgAGCAAAATCTCCAGCGCAAGACGCAGGGAGAGACTGCACCGACAATCTTACAAATTGAAAGACGATCGACGAGAAATGGGATCCGATAATCACCTGAGAAGAGCTCAAAATGAGGAAACTCTAACTAGGCTTTTTTTTTGCCCCCCTGTTTGGGATCTCCGAGAAATGGATCGCTCTGATAATTTTATTGCTTTCCCATTTCGTGGTCTCTCCAGATAGCGTACGCTTTCCGTCTCATCCCTCGCcccttttttttactttttttcccATGCCATACTtcctaattttataattttatatttaatatattgacTTGGGTTGCAACTTGCAACTTGCATCAACAAAAGGACACCCTCACAAATGGGCCCATAGCAAGCCGACGGGCCGCGTAGACTGCCACACGTCGTACACTCGGGTATGGAGGGGTATCACGACGCCATGCGTTTAGGAGTGAGTGGGCCCGATACTATTTAGCATATTATCTTGATCTAttacaatataaataaaaatttaaatatttagctaatatctatatttatatttattaaaaataaataaatataattatggGTAGATAACTATGATCCGTatctaaatatttaattctatcggtaatcttatttaattttatacaaCATTTatgaactttaaaaaaaatacatgatcatattaaaatactattaatttgatttattatttatttaataatatttttaattttatgattataaaatttaattattaaatttttatatctatatttatattcatatattcgatatccaatttgtatccatattcatttaaaataaatataaatatacatacatTTTTATATCCAACTaatattcatattcatatttgtattcatcaaataaaataaaaataaaaataaatatattaatatttgatGCTTATCGCACTACCTGGATCATCCGTGTTCCGAGCATGGCAGTAGCAATCAAGGCTGCAGATGGGTCGGGTTGAtccgtgacccgacccgatttaaCTTGcttagacccgacccgatccgacccattttggaggacccgtggggccgggtcggatcctaaaattggacaTCTTCCATTTTTCGGATCGGGTTCGGATTTACTGAATTCAGATCCGActcgatccgatccgacccatttgaaatttgggtAATTTTGAGTTTTCAATCCTACGACCCGACTcgaatctgtaaaattattttggCTTCCAGGTTGCAGCCCGTGGGGGTGCTGAAGCTATGGATGGATTGATCCGAACCGGACCTAAACCAGACCTAAATTTTTTGGATTGGATCTGGATTATACATAGATCCAATCCGACCCAAATGAcccattgggtcaaaaattgtaacGATGGACCCGATCCGATCTTCTATCGAGTTGGGTTCGGATCAaaaattaggatccgaacaaGAAATCGAGTTGAGTCGGGGTTACTTATGACCTGACCTGATTCATTTGCACTCCTAGCAGCGATTCATCTCCAAAATAAGTGACGCGGCAAGCATGCACCATGAAGATCCAAACTCGGAGCATGTCACCATGTTATTCTGGTTCCTGGCCCCGAGTGCTGAACTCCCACAGTTTTTTCATGGCTTGAAGCATTTTTTATCAAAAGTTAGTATCCTGAACTTACCAACCAATGGTCGCGCCTTAACGACCAAAAATTCTAGATTCAATTCTTGAATAATATATCTCTAAAAATCTATCTTATTTTTAGAGCTGCAAGTGAATCATTTTATTAGTGGACATCTCAAGCTCATTAGCAAAGGCTTATTTGAGCTCCTTTGGTTATAAAATAAGATAAGCTTGAGCTACATTTCAAGACTCGACGCGTAAATGAGCTCCTGTTCAAACACTTAGGACTAGCAAAAACTCATGGAAGCTTAGgccttttttttatcttttcttttcaaactttcttttcaaatctatctttttaaatataaaCCAAGTTTAAACATTTGAAATCAAGGTCGGTTCAGTTGAGTATCCTTAATTTAACCAGCCAAACTAGAGCAGCTATAAGCTTGGCCCGGTTCGACTACCATCCTAGTCGTGGTACGTTGTAATGAAGCGAAGGTGCTGCAAAAAATCATATTGGTAATTGTCAAAAGCTAAGCAATGTGTCAAAGACTTATAACTTCATgcccaaaaagaaaaacaggaagaaaaaaaagagctcGAATACGATATCACTTCCAATtaagttattttttaatttttttaatctaaGAATACATTACCCACTTGTTTAATTCATTCCTCCAGGAAGGACCatgaaaaaggagaaaaggagTAATTATTAATGCCCCCTATAGATAGGTGCATATTTGCAAGGTGGAACTAAAGCCAAATAGTAGACAAAGGAGTGCCTTATATAACTTCTCTAGAAGTCTTAAGAAGTAATGGTAGCAAAAGTGAGGTGTGATAATGTTAGGAAGTAGGTCATAGTTTCTACTCCATAAAGAGTTTTCTTTAGTTCACTTTATGGTTCACCAATCTTAAAACCATAGTTGGCCTGATTATATAGCAACATAATCAGCATGAATTATATTGGTAAGGTGGATGGAGAATTCAACactacaaaataaaataacgaTCATTGTTATAATCGCTTTAAAACCCCTTCATTAAGTTATATATATAGAAAGTTTCTAAATAACAATTGTAATTTAGAAATGATATGGTATAACTAAAATTACGATAATTATTGTTATTTCATTGCTCAtctaattaaattatatatttttcatattcAAACTTCTATGtcattatatgtatatttttctttatcaaaGAAAAGTATGAAAGCTCTCGGAAGATATATTGCTATCAGAAGATTAGAGGTTAAATATACAACTAGACTATTATAACacttcaaccaaaaaaaatagagtAATCAGTAGCCAATGGGCTTGAAAGCGCTCGTTTAAACCTCTCCTCTAGTATATCTATTATGCAAAGTTGCATTGAGTTAGAACTCAAAAAGTAGCATGCTCGTTATATTTCTCAATAAGGAAtcaacttatttttcttttgttttatgaaacaataaaataacaaaatgatgctatagtttatttttatatcttgCTACAACGATTaaaaataatcataaatctATTATTGCACAATTAAATTT
It includes:
- the LOC103713316 gene encoding F-box/kelch-repeat protein At1g22040 — encoded protein: MGSLLSLPVSRARVGDLSETSQVEASKRLRMSPSYHDENPRLIPSLPDEISLQILARLPRIYYLNVKMVSRRWEAAITGPEIYRLRKDLGITEEWLYILTKVEGDKLSWHALDPLSKTWQRLPPIPNVVYEDESRKGFSGFCMWNVMGTSIKIADVIRGWLGRRDALDRMPLCGCAIGSVDGCLYVLGGLSRASAMKCVWRYDPCINLWQEVSSMTTGRAFCKTSLLNNKLYVVGGVSRERGGLTPLQSAEVYDPDTGVWTQVPSMPFSKAQILPTAFLADLLKPIATGMTSYRGRLCVPQSLYSWPFFVDVGGEIYDPDSNAWVDMPAGMGEGWPAKQAGTKLSVVVNGELYALDPSSSLDNGKIKIYNHQEDAWKVVVGKVPLHDFADSESPYLLAGFLGKLHVITKDVNNDTAVLQADLQNHMSPSSLTSSSAANSASQNADTSLVAETDIWKVIASKNFGAAELVSCQVLDI